From a region of the Primulina eburnea isolate SZY01 chromosome 7, ASM2296580v1, whole genome shotgun sequence genome:
- the LOC140836220 gene encoding heavy metal-associated isoprenylated plant protein 24-like produces the protein MGISGTIDYLSELISGVRKKKKKQLNTVALKVRMDCEGCALKMKNTLSAVKGAKSVEVNLKEQKATVHGFVDLKKVLKAAQETRKKVEPWPYVPYGLISHPYAGGVYDKKAPPNFVRYTDEPGVATLNPVEEKYSLIFSDENVHACSIM, from the exons ATGGGAATTTCTGGGACGATAGATTACTTGTCGGAGTTAATCAGCGGCGtaagaaagaaaaagaagaaacagCTGAACACAGTGGCTCTCAAAGTCAGGATGGACTGCGAAGGCTGTGCTCTTAAAATGAAAAATACACTTTCTGCTGTCAAAG GAGCCAAATCAGTGGAGGTGAATCTGAAAGAGCAGAAAGCAACAGTGCATGGATTTGTGGACTTAAAGAAAGTGTTAAAAGCAGCGCAAGAAACAAGGAAGAAAGTGGAGCCATGGCCATATGTTCCATATGGTCTCATTTCTCATCCATATGCAGGTGGTGTCTATGACAAGAAGGCACCTCCAAACTTTGTTCGATACACAGACGAACCAGGAGTGGCAACACTTAATCCTGTCGAAGAGAAGTATTCTCTTATATTTAGCGACGAAAACGTACATGCCTGTTCTATTATGTAG